One Cellulomonas sp. NS3 genomic region harbors:
- a CDS encoding MarR family winged helix-turn-helix transcriptional regulator: MSATPVPPGSPPTLGPGPDSEMTWLLHRAAQRMRAATGAAAEKHGRSLRDHIVLSALHKSPGLTQIELGRALGMDKTTLTSELDRLERAGLVERSVDPRDRRARVLALTAAGDEARRAVAADAEQAESTALAAFSGAEVAALRRMLFVLVGTSEDPGTCV; encoded by the coding sequence GTGAGCGCGACGCCGGTCCCCCCGGGCAGCCCGCCGACCCTCGGCCCCGGCCCGGACTCCGAGATGACGTGGCTGCTGCACCGCGCCGCCCAGCGCATGCGCGCGGCGACCGGGGCCGCCGCCGAGAAGCACGGCCGCTCCCTGCGCGACCACATCGTCCTGAGCGCGCTGCACAAGTCCCCGGGCCTGACGCAGATCGAGCTCGGCCGCGCGCTCGGCATGGACAAGACCACGCTGACGAGCGAGCTCGACCGGCTCGAGCGCGCCGGGCTCGTCGAGCGCAGCGTCGACCCCCGTGACCGCCGGGCGCGTGTGCTCGCCCTGACGGCAGCCGGCGACGAGGCCCGTCGCGCCGTCGCGGCCGACGCCGAGCAGGCGGAGTCCACCGCGCTGGCCGCGTTCAGCGGCGCCGAGGTGGCCGCGCTCCGGCGGATGCTGTTCGTCCTCGTCGGCACGAGCGAGGACCCGGGGACCTGCGTGTGA
- a CDS encoding isochorismatase family protein, with protein sequence MTTFTDRPGTALVVIDVQKGVVAEAHERDAVVGRIATLVERARSEHVPVVWVQHSDEDLALGSESWEYVPELVRDEAEPLVHKLYGDSFEGTELEEVLAAARVGRLVVAGAQTDACIRSTIHGALTRGYDVTLVGDAHTTDDQSPWGAPPPAQVIAHTNLYWRYQSAPGRSGGVVDAADVSFTA encoded by the coding sequence ATGACCACGTTCACCGACCGCCCGGGCACCGCCCTGGTCGTCATCGACGTCCAGAAGGGTGTCGTCGCCGAGGCCCACGAGCGTGACGCGGTCGTCGGGCGCATCGCGACGCTCGTGGAGCGGGCGCGCAGCGAGCACGTCCCGGTCGTGTGGGTGCAGCACTCCGACGAGGACCTGGCGCTGGGCAGCGAGTCCTGGGAGTACGTGCCGGAGCTGGTGCGCGACGAGGCCGAGCCGCTCGTGCACAAGCTCTACGGCGACTCGTTCGAGGGCACGGAGCTCGAGGAGGTGCTCGCCGCCGCGCGCGTCGGGCGGCTCGTGGTGGCCGGGGCGCAGACCGACGCGTGCATCCGCTCGACCATCCACGGCGCGCTCACCCGCGGGTACGACGTGACGCTCGTCGGCGACGCGCACACCACCGACGACCAGAGCCCGTGGGGTGCGCCGCCGCCCGCACAGGTCATCGCGCACACCAACCTCTACTGGCGCTACCAGTCGGCACCCGGGCGCTCCGGCGGCGTCGTCGACGCGGCGGACGTCAGCTTCACCGCCTGA
- a CDS encoding PKD domain-containing protein, which produces MHISPAGSPARRPRTPRHRPADRVTLPSSGGTPARRGLRALTTLALTTALVATALTSAPAAERTDGRGTVSAAPSAGTTSAPAGPVDARGTTTVGGQVPAAVDGALDGGVLPGEPADAARLLRTVTPAPAAATTGTSAGAVLSSAPRVPTSPAPAALTAAAGATAPSASSAPAPRIADLVREAVRPVGGPDPSLVSLEGRTRVSPRTADLRRAIPPTSSVRRPTPTPKPVLPVRPTPTPSVTPTPTPSATPTPTVRPATPTPSATPTPSAAPSPTATPKPSATATATPTPTPKPSTTASPSAISSPTATPTPSVTPTPSATPTPTANPTPASSVTPRPTTTPTPTPSATPTPSTTPKPTASPTTTATPTPTASPSPSANPSPTASPTPSPTVSTSPAPSPTPTPTPTPSAPSPTPTPTPTASPTPTATPTPTPTPTPSVPSPTPTPSPTASVTPPPTPTTPPVLTASQQLTPAQGLHFGAFAGTRDAPDTETAMRDLESLVGRKLDLLRWYAIWDDPMPPSSVRQSVERGRTPVLSILPKLRNGTKLPWAEVASGVHDARIREQAAGVRSLEVPLYLVFHHEPDYSPEYGSPADYRAAYRHYVEVFRAEGVTNVAWTWVMTPAAFNSPPTTPTKVGADDLYPGDDVVDWVALDPYNWNGCTTGVPQRWRTMAEIATPFRTWGIAHGKPLMLAEWNSFEDALDPERKANWYRETMSTLAAWPEVKAVTVFNTTGNCEWWITSSERAVAGFADAGARASAHGRASAWLEPSTLVGPSPLAVTFDASRSTGSGHPNGTGVTRWTLDFGDGTSTGGEGQPPSTIPHTYAGGSFRAVLTVTDAAGTTNVDRHTVTSAAAPRATTSVRNVTATSVELNAWVETGGIVGHAQMEWGPTTAYGSASPVMDLAAVLNKTHLAFTVPDLQPGSTYYWRLTVTTAAGSTVLDHTTYTAGPPTTTWAGASLVTTGSAEPYAGVHPHRAATTAYLEWGTTPALGQVTATQELTALTYEKTLRYPLTGLARGTTYWFRVVATNEHGTLVGPTKSFRTAP; this is translated from the coding sequence GTGCACATCAGCCCAGCCGGCTCGCCGGCACGTCGCCCGCGCACGCCCCGGCACCGGCCGGCGGACCGCGTCACCCTCCCGTCGAGCGGCGGGACACCGGCCCGGCGCGGGCTGCGCGCGCTCACGACCCTCGCGCTGACGACGGCCCTCGTCGCGACGGCCCTGACCTCGGCCCCCGCGGCGGAGCGCACGGACGGCCGCGGCACCGTCTCCGCAGCACCCTCGGCCGGGACGACGTCCGCGCCCGCCGGACCCGTCGACGCACGGGGCACGACGACGGTCGGCGGGCAGGTGCCGGCTGCGGTCGACGGGGCGCTCGACGGGGGCGTGCTGCCCGGCGAGCCGGCCGACGCCGCACGGCTGCTCCGCACGGTGACGCCGGCGCCGGCGGCGGCGACGACCGGGACGTCGGCAGGTGCGGTGCTCAGCTCCGCGCCGCGCGTCCCGACCTCGCCCGCGCCCGCGGCGCTGACCGCCGCCGCCGGCGCGACGGCGCCCTCCGCCAGCAGCGCTCCCGCACCTCGCATCGCGGACCTCGTGCGCGAGGCCGTCCGACCGGTCGGCGGCCCCGACCCGTCGCTCGTCTCGCTCGAGGGTCGCACCCGGGTGAGCCCGCGGACCGCCGACCTGCGCCGGGCCATCCCGCCGACGAGCTCCGTCCGGCGCCCGACGCCCACCCCGAAGCCGGTCCTCCCCGTCCGACCGACGCCGACGCCGTCAGTCACCCCCACCCCGACGCCGTCCGCCACCCCGACCCCGACGGTGAGGCCGGCCACACCCACCCCGTCGGCCACACCTACCCCGTCGGCCGCACCCAGCCCGACGGCCACGCCCAAGCCCTCCGCCACGGCCACCGCCACGCCGACGCCCACGCCGAAGCCCTCCACCACCGCCTCGCCGTCGGCCATCTCCTCCCCTACGGCCACCCCCACGCCGTCGGTCACGCCCACGCCGTCGGCCACACCCACCCCCACGGCCAACCCGACGCCGGCGTCCTCCGTGACGCCCAGGCCGACGACCACCCCTACGCCGACGCCCTCCGCGACGCCCACTCCGTCGACGACCCCGAAGCCCACGGCGAGCCCCACGACCACGGCGACGCCGACGCCGACGGCCAGCCCGAGCCCCTCCGCCAACCCGAGCCCGACGGCGAGCCCGACACCGAGCCCGACCGTCTCGACGAGCCCGGCACCGAGCCCGACCCCCACCCCCACACCCACGCCGTCGGCCCCGTCCCCCACGCCCACGCCGACCCCCACGGCCAGCCCCACCCCCACGGCCACACCGACCCCCACCCCCACACCCACGCCGTCGGTCCCGTCCCCCACGCCCACGCCGTCCCCCACCGCGAGCGTCACGCCCCCGCCGACGCCGACCACACCCCCGGTCCTCACCGCCTCGCAGCAGCTCACGCCCGCGCAGGGCCTGCACTTCGGCGCGTTCGCAGGGACGCGGGACGCGCCGGACACCGAGACGGCCATGCGTGACCTGGAGTCCCTGGTCGGGCGCAAGCTCGACCTGCTCCGCTGGTACGCGATCTGGGACGACCCGATGCCGCCGTCGTCGGTGCGGCAGTCGGTCGAGCGTGGTCGCACGCCGGTCCTGTCGATCCTGCCGAAGCTCCGCAACGGCACGAAGCTGCCGTGGGCCGAGGTCGCGAGCGGCGTGCACGACGCGCGGATCCGCGAGCAGGCGGCGGGCGTGCGGTCGCTCGAGGTCCCGCTGTACCTCGTCTTCCACCACGAGCCCGACTACTCCCCCGAGTACGGCTCGCCCGCCGACTACCGTGCCGCGTACCGGCACTACGTCGAGGTGTTCCGCGCCGAGGGCGTGACCAACGTGGCGTGGACGTGGGTCATGACCCCGGCCGCGTTCAACAGCCCGCCGACGACCCCGACCAAGGTCGGCGCGGACGACCTGTACCCCGGCGACGACGTCGTCGACTGGGTCGCGCTCGACCCGTACAACTGGAACGGCTGCACGACGGGTGTGCCGCAGCGCTGGCGCACGATGGCGGAGATCGCGACCCCGTTCCGCACGTGGGGCATCGCGCACGGCAAGCCGCTGATGCTCGCCGAGTGGAACTCGTTCGAGGACGCGCTCGACCCCGAGCGCAAGGCGAACTGGTACCGGGAGACGATGTCGACGCTCGCGGCGTGGCCCGAGGTCAAGGCCGTCACGGTGTTCAACACGACCGGCAACTGCGAGTGGTGGATCACGTCGTCGGAGCGGGCGGTCGCCGGGTTCGCCGACGCCGGGGCGCGCGCCTCGGCGCACGGTCGGGCCTCCGCGTGGCTCGAGCCGTCGACGCTCGTCGGCCCGTCGCCGCTGGCCGTGACGTTCGACGCGTCACGCAGCACCGGCAGCGGGCACCCGAACGGGACCGGCGTGACGCGCTGGACCCTCGACTTCGGGGACGGCACGTCGACGGGCGGCGAGGGTCAGCCGCCGTCGACGATCCCGCACACGTACGCGGGCGGCTCGTTCCGGGCGGTCCTGACGGTGACGGACGCGGCAGGGACCACGAACGTCGACCGCCACACCGTCACGTCCGCGGCGGCACCCCGTGCGACCACCTCGGTGCGGAACGTCACCGCGACGTCCGTCGAGCTCAACGCGTGGGTCGAGACCGGCGGCATCGTCGGGCACGCGCAGATGGAGTGGGGTCCGACGACGGCGTACGGGAGCGCAAGCCCCGTCATGGATCTCGCCGCCGTCCTCAACAAGACGCACCTCGCGTTCACCGTCCCGGACCTGCAGCCCGGCAGCACGTACTACTGGCGGCTCACCGTGACCACCGCCGCCGGCAGCACCGTCCTCGACCACACGACGTACACCGCCGGCCCGCCGACGACGACCTGGGCGGGCGCCTCGCTGGTCACGACCGGCTCGGCCGAGCCCTACGCCGGGGTGCACCCGCACCGCGCCGCGACGACGGCGTACCTCGAGTGGGGGACGACGCCGGCGCTGGGCCAGGTCACGGCGACGCAGGAGCTCACGGCGCTGACGTACGAGAAGACGCTGCGCTACCCGCTGACCGGGCTCGCGCGCGGGACCACGTACTGGTTCCGGGTCGTCGCGACCAACGAGCACGGCACGCTCGTCGGCCCGACGAAGTCGTTCCGCACGGCGCCCTGA
- a CDS encoding transporter substrate-binding domain-containing protein, which produces MTRKFTAATVAAALGLVLGGCSATIPTDPDGTLDSLRGGVVRAGVSVSPPWTDAEAGEPSGLEVDLVEDFAGTLDAQVGWTVAGEEELVAAMERGELDVLVGGLTATSPWADKVALTYPYLTTTGPEGEKELHVMAVPSGENALMTELERFLLDQEVQQP; this is translated from the coding sequence GTGACCAGGAAGTTCACCGCCGCCACGGTCGCCGCCGCTCTCGGGCTCGTGCTCGGGGGCTGCTCCGCGACGATCCCGACCGACCCCGACGGGACGCTCGACTCGCTGCGCGGCGGGGTCGTGCGCGCCGGCGTCTCGGTCAGCCCGCCGTGGACCGACGCCGAGGCGGGCGAGCCGAGCGGGCTCGAGGTCGACCTCGTCGAGGACTTCGCCGGGACGCTCGACGCGCAGGTCGGGTGGACGGTCGCGGGCGAGGAGGAGCTCGTCGCCGCGATGGAGCGCGGTGAGCTCGACGTGCTCGTCGGCGGCCTCACCGCGACGTCGCCCTGGGCCGACAAGGTCGCGCTGACCTACCCGTACCTGACGACGACCGGCCCGGAGGGCGAGAAGGAGCTCCACGTCATGGCCGTCCCGTCCGGGGAGAACGCGCTCATGACCGAGCTCGAGCGGTTCCTGCTCGACCAGGAGGTGCAGCAGCCGTGA
- a CDS encoding alpha-ketoacid dehydrogenase subunit beta, with product MSADVQKISLAKAINVGLRRALEQDPKVLLMGEDIGALGGVFRVTDGLQKDFGKDRVVDTPLAESGIVGTAIGLALRGYRPVCEIQFDGFIFPAFDQITTQLAKMHYRSRGRLNLPVVIRVPYGGGIGAIEHHSESPEALFAHTAGLRVVSPSNPADAFTMIQQAIASPDPVLFFEPKGRYWDKAEVDLAAGVAAPHDASAPTGLDRAQVVRSGTDVTLVAYGPTVAVALKAAAAAQAEGTSVEVVDLRTISPLDTATVVESVRRTRRCVVVHEAPTLYGSGAEVAARVTEECFYHLEAPVLRVGGFHSPYPVSKLEHEYLPGLDRVLDAVDRTLAF from the coding sequence ATGAGCGCCGACGTCCAGAAGATCTCGCTCGCGAAGGCGATCAACGTCGGGCTGCGCCGGGCGCTCGAGCAGGACCCCAAGGTGCTGCTCATGGGCGAGGACATCGGCGCGCTCGGGGGCGTGTTCCGGGTGACCGACGGCCTGCAGAAGGACTTCGGCAAGGACCGGGTCGTCGACACCCCGCTCGCGGAGTCGGGGATCGTCGGCACCGCGATCGGGCTCGCGCTGCGCGGGTACCGCCCGGTGTGCGAGATCCAGTTCGACGGGTTCATCTTCCCGGCGTTCGACCAGATCACGACGCAGCTCGCGAAGATGCACTACCGCTCGCGCGGCCGGCTGAACCTGCCCGTCGTGATCCGCGTGCCGTACGGCGGCGGGATCGGGGCCATCGAGCACCACAGCGAGTCGCCCGAGGCGCTGTTCGCGCACACCGCCGGCCTCCGGGTCGTCAGCCCGTCGAACCCCGCGGACGCGTTCACGATGATCCAGCAGGCCATCGCGTCCCCCGACCCGGTGCTGTTCTTCGAGCCCAAGGGCCGGTACTGGGACAAGGCCGAGGTCGACCTCGCCGCCGGGGTCGCCGCGCCGCACGACGCCTCGGCGCCCACCGGCCTCGACCGCGCGCAGGTCGTCCGCAGCGGCACCGACGTGACGCTCGTCGCCTACGGGCCGACGGTGGCCGTCGCGCTCAAGGCCGCCGCGGCCGCGCAGGCCGAGGGCACGAGCGTCGAGGTCGTCGACCTGCGCACGATCTCCCCGCTCGACACCGCGACCGTCGTCGAGTCGGTCCGCCGGACGCGCCGCTGCGTCGTCGTGCACGAGGCCCCGACCCTGTACGGCAGCGGCGCCGAGGTCGCGGCGCGGGTCACCGAGGAGTGCTTCTACCACCTCGAGGCGCCCGTGCTCCGGGTCGGCGGCTTCCACAGCCCGTACCCGGTGTCCAAGCTCGAGCACGAGTACCTGCCCGGGCTCGACCGCGTGCTCGACGCGGTCGACCGCACCCTGGCGTTCTGA
- a CDS encoding phage holin family protein, producing MGFVLRVLINGVAIWLATLLLSGLTVVGGDSTAERAGIILLVALIFGIVNAVVKPLVALLSLPLYILTLGLFTLVVNALMLMLTAWITERADWGLRIDDFWTALVGALIIAVVSFVLSVAVPRSRD from the coding sequence ATGGGTTTCGTGCTGCGGGTCCTCATCAACGGCGTCGCGATCTGGCTCGCGACGCTCCTGCTGTCCGGGCTGACGGTCGTCGGGGGTGACAGCACCGCCGAGCGCGCAGGCATCATCCTGCTCGTCGCCCTGATCTTCGGGATCGTCAACGCGGTCGTGAAGCCGCTCGTGGCGCTCCTGTCCCTGCCGCTGTACATCCTGACGCTCGGGCTCTTCACGCTCGTGGTCAACGCCCTGATGCTCATGCTCACGGCGTGGATCACCGAGCGCGCCGACTGGGGCCTGCGGATCGACGACTTCTGGACCGCGCTCGTCGGCGCGCTGATCATCGCGGTCGTGAGCTTCGTGCTCAGCGTCGCGGTCCCGAGGAGCCGGGACTGA
- the hisC gene encoding histidinol-phosphate transaminase: protein MLGTVTQVPLRPAVAHLPAYVPGARVPVGAAAFKLSSNENPYPPLASVVAAICDAAQDVNRYPDMYATELTEAIAADLGVDPAQVVTGTGSVAVLNHVLDAVVNAKDEVVYPWRSFEAYPIAVALAHAEGVPVPVRDDGRLDLPAMAAAVTPRTRAVLVCTPNNPTGPAVRADELAHLLEQVPGNVLVVLDEAYVEFVRDPDVPDALAVLAKHPNVVVLRTFSKAYGLAGLRVGFAVARPRLAAGIRAASTPFGVSHVGQMAALASLRAKDELLERVESVVQERSRMLAGLRVQGWTVPDSEANFVWLPLGERATAFAQEATRAGVLVRPFAGDGVRVSVGEPEATAVLLEVAESFRR from the coding sequence ATGCTGGGCACCGTGACCCAGGTCCCGCTCCGTCCCGCCGTCGCCCACCTCCCCGCGTACGTCCCCGGTGCGCGCGTGCCCGTCGGCGCCGCCGCGTTCAAGCTCTCGTCCAACGAGAACCCGTACCCGCCGCTCGCCTCGGTCGTCGCCGCGATCTGCGACGCCGCGCAGGACGTCAACCGGTACCCCGACATGTACGCGACCGAGCTCACCGAGGCGATCGCGGCGGACCTCGGCGTGGACCCGGCGCAGGTCGTCACCGGTACCGGCTCCGTGGCGGTCCTCAACCACGTGCTCGACGCGGTCGTGAACGCCAAGGACGAGGTCGTCTACCCGTGGCGCTCGTTCGAGGCGTACCCGATCGCGGTCGCCCTGGCGCACGCCGAGGGGGTCCCGGTGCCCGTGCGCGACGACGGCCGGCTCGACCTCCCGGCGATGGCCGCGGCCGTCACGCCACGCACCCGCGCGGTCCTCGTGTGCACCCCCAACAACCCGACGGGCCCGGCGGTCCGCGCCGACGAGCTCGCCCACCTGCTCGAGCAGGTCCCCGGCAACGTCCTCGTGGTGCTCGACGAGGCCTACGTCGAGTTCGTGCGCGACCCCGACGTGCCCGACGCGCTCGCGGTCCTCGCGAAGCACCCGAACGTCGTCGTCCTGCGCACGTTCTCCAAGGCGTACGGGCTCGCGGGCCTGCGCGTCGGGTTCGCCGTCGCGCGCCCGCGCCTCGCGGCGGGCATCCGTGCCGCGTCGACGCCGTTCGGCGTCTCCCACGTCGGGCAGATGGCGGCGCTCGCGTCGCTGCGCGCCAAGGACGAGCTGCTGGAGCGCGTCGAGTCGGTCGTGCAGGAGCGCTCGCGCATGCTCGCGGGCCTGCGCGTGCAGGGCTGGACGGTGCCGGACAGCGAGGCGAACTTCGTGTGGCTCCCGCTCGGCGAGCGCGCCACGGCGTTCGCGCAGGAGGCCACCCGAGCGGGGGTGCTCGTGCGGCCCTTCGCGGGCGACGGGGTGCGGGTCAGCGTCGGCGAGCCCGAGGCGACGGCGGTGCTGCTCGAGGTCGCGGAGTCGTTCCGCCGCTGA
- a CDS encoding MBL fold metallo-hydrolase — MFAVTGGRFRDRRRFAATSVLVQHPDGDLLIDAGFGAHLDEHVRLLPRIERAPFERGRTVREQLDAVGYDVSRLLGVLVTHVHWDHVSGLDSLDVPIWLTREEREYGSTDSHGAVFRAVSAGRELREYAWDGPPYLGFPASHDVHGDGSVVVARAGGHTPGSVVVFVSLPTGERYGFIGDLTWQLDGIERRAARPWLLRRLADVDADLVRTGLDRSIALRDVVHVVPSHDVSAYDPIPVLGSTPVQGGARP; from the coding sequence GTGTTCGCGGTGACGGGCGGGAGGTTCCGGGACCGTCGCCGGTTCGCCGCCACGTCGGTGCTCGTCCAGCACCCCGACGGTGACCTCCTGATCGACGCGGGCTTCGGCGCGCACCTCGACGAGCACGTCCGCCTCCTCCCCAGGATCGAGCGGGCGCCGTTCGAGCGGGGGCGGACCGTCCGGGAGCAGCTCGACGCCGTCGGCTACGACGTCTCGCGGCTGCTCGGGGTCCTGGTGACGCACGTGCACTGGGACCACGTCAGCGGGCTCGACTCGCTGGACGTGCCGATCTGGCTGACGCGTGAGGAACGGGAGTACGGGTCCACCGACTCCCACGGCGCGGTGTTCCGGGCCGTCTCCGCCGGGCGGGAGCTCCGGGAGTACGCGTGGGACGGGCCGCCGTACCTCGGCTTCCCGGCGAGCCACGACGTCCACGGCGACGGGTCCGTCGTGGTCGCCCGGGCCGGCGGGCACACGCCCGGCTCCGTGGTGGTGTTCGTCTCCCTCCCGACGGGCGAGCGGTACGGGTTCATCGGGGACCTCACGTGGCAGCTCGACGGCATCGAGCGGCGCGCCGCGCGTCCGTGGCTCCTGCGCCGCCTGGCGGACGTCGACGCCGACCTCGTCCGGACCGGGTTGGACCGCAGCATCGCGCTGCGCGACGTCGTCCACGTCGTCCCGTCGCACGACGTCTCCGCGTACGACCCGATCCCCGTGCTGGGGTCCACCCCCGTGCAGGGAGGTGCGCGACCGTGA
- the pdhA gene encoding pyruvate dehydrogenase (acetyl-transferring) E1 component subunit alpha: MSPNGPLTDDGLVQLLTPTGARVHDATYDPLVAHVRPDDLRGMYRDMVLVRRFDSEATALQRQGELGLWAQCLGQEAAQIGSGRALRPQDYVFPSYREHGVAHVRGLDLTDILRQFRGIDHGGWDTQAHNFHLYTLVIGSHTLHATGYAMGVQRDGAVGTGDPERDTAVVTYFGDGATAQGDVNEALVFAAVNNAPLVLFCQNNQWAISEPTSHQARVPIADRGKGFGVPSVRVDGNDVLASYAVTLEALERARSGGGPTLVEAFTYRMGAHTTSDDPTRYRSAAEEEYWRQRDPIDRLRLHLTATDELSQDFLDEVDAEAAALGEHVRATVHGFTAPPTSTLFEHVYATPHAVVDAERAWFEGYEASFVTGAAEGSAR; this comes from the coding sequence GTGAGCCCGAACGGCCCTCTGACGGATGACGGACTCGTCCAGCTGCTGACCCCCACCGGGGCGCGCGTCCACGACGCGACCTACGACCCCCTCGTCGCGCACGTCAGGCCCGACGACCTGCGCGGCATGTACCGCGACATGGTGCTCGTGCGGCGGTTCGACTCCGAGGCGACCGCGCTGCAGCGCCAGGGCGAGCTCGGCCTGTGGGCCCAGTGCCTCGGCCAGGAGGCCGCGCAGATCGGCTCCGGCCGCGCGCTGCGCCCGCAGGACTACGTCTTCCCGTCGTACCGCGAGCACGGCGTCGCGCACGTGCGAGGCCTCGACCTGACAGACATCCTGCGGCAGTTCCGCGGCATCGACCACGGCGGCTGGGACACGCAGGCGCACAACTTCCACCTGTACACGCTGGTGATCGGCTCGCACACGCTGCACGCGACGGGGTACGCCATGGGTGTGCAGCGCGACGGCGCGGTCGGCACGGGCGACCCCGAGCGTGACACCGCGGTCGTCACCTACTTCGGCGACGGTGCGACCGCGCAGGGCGACGTCAACGAGGCGCTCGTGTTCGCCGCGGTGAACAACGCGCCGCTCGTGCTGTTCTGCCAGAACAACCAGTGGGCCATCTCGGAGCCGACGAGCCACCAGGCGCGCGTCCCGATCGCCGACCGCGGCAAGGGCTTCGGGGTGCCGAGCGTGCGGGTCGACGGCAACGACGTCCTCGCGTCGTACGCGGTGACCCTCGAGGCGCTCGAGCGGGCGCGGTCCGGCGGCGGCCCGACGCTCGTCGAGGCGTTCACCTACCGGATGGGGGCGCACACGACGTCCGACGACCCGACCCGGTACCGCTCGGCCGCGGAGGAGGAGTACTGGCGCCAGCGCGACCCGATCGACCGCCTGCGCCTGCACCTCACCGCGACCGACGAGCTCTCGCAGGACTTCCTCGACGAGGTCGACGCGGAGGCCGCGGCGCTCGGCGAGCACGTCCGGGCGACGGTGCACGGGTTCACCGCACCGCCGACGTCGACGTTGTTCGAGCACGTGTACGCGACCCCGCACGCCGTCGTCGACGCCGAGCGTGCCTGGTTCGAGGGGTACGAGGCGTCGTTCGTGACCGGTGCGGCCGAGGGGAGCGCGCGATGA
- a CDS encoding EamA family transporter produces MSRPSAPLGVLAVVVGSLLFAVNGTVAKIAMQAGLSPTRLVEIRSLGSAVVLVAAALVFSRGSLRLRGRELAVMAVLGVVGVALVQWFYLVAISRLPVGLALLIEYTAPLLVALWARFVLCEQVRARVWWALAACLGGLALVAQVGDGVVLDAIGLLAAAASAVSLACYYLLGERLLSERDPLSTHAWSMGFAALFWIVLQPLWTFPVGTLGEAVALPGPLAGAEPPMWLLVAWIVLLGTVTPYLLFLWGIRMLGAARAGLLGMTEPVAASAAAWLVLGEAMTGVQLVGGAVVLGGIVLAETARPRVVAADASDASDGSDRDARDDAIVLPENVVP; encoded by the coding sequence GTGTCCCGTCCCTCGGCGCCGCTCGGCGTTCTGGCCGTCGTCGTCGGCTCGCTGCTCTTCGCGGTCAACGGCACCGTCGCCAAGATCGCCATGCAGGCCGGCCTCAGCCCCACGCGGCTCGTCGAGATCCGCTCGCTCGGTTCCGCGGTCGTGCTCGTCGCCGCGGCGCTCGTCTTCTCCCGCGGGTCGCTGCGGCTGCGCGGGCGGGAGCTCGCCGTCATGGCGGTGCTCGGCGTCGTCGGTGTCGCGCTCGTGCAGTGGTTCTACCTCGTCGCGATCTCCCGGCTGCCCGTCGGGCTCGCGCTGCTCATCGAGTACACCGCTCCCCTGCTCGTCGCGCTGTGGGCGCGGTTCGTGCTGTGCGAGCAGGTGCGCGCGCGGGTGTGGTGGGCGCTCGCGGCGTGCCTGGGCGGGCTCGCGCTCGTCGCGCAGGTCGGCGACGGGGTGGTGCTCGACGCGATCGGGCTGCTGGCGGCGGCCGCCTCCGCGGTGTCGCTCGCGTGCTACTACCTGCTCGGCGAGCGCCTGCTCTCCGAGCGGGACCCGCTCTCGACGCACGCGTGGTCGATGGGCTTCGCCGCGCTCTTCTGGATCGTGCTGCAACCGCTGTGGACGTTCCCGGTCGGGACGCTCGGTGAGGCCGTCGCGCTGCCCGGCCCGCTCGCGGGCGCCGAGCCGCCGATGTGGCTGCTCGTCGCGTGGATCGTGCTGCTCGGCACCGTCACGCCGTACCTGCTGTTCCTGTGGGGCATCCGGATGCTCGGGGCCGCGCGGGCCGGGCTGCTCGGGATGACCGAGCCCGTGGCGGCGTCGGCGGCCGCGTGGCTCGTGCTCGGCGAGGCGATGACGGGCGTGCAGCTCGTCGGCGGCGCGGTCGTGCTCGGGGGGATCGTGCTCGCCGAGACCGCCCGGCCGCGGGTCGTCGCGGCCGACGCCTCGGACGCCTCCGACGGCTCCGACCGGGACGCGCGGGACGACGCGATCGTGCTGCCGGAGAACGTCGTCCCCTGA